In the Butyrivibrio fibrisolvens genome, one interval contains:
- a CDS encoding asparagine synthase-related protein: MSAIWGCIDLSGNNIDSNIPDKMSKCINKYRIDRTDRIFEHNVYMECGLQYITKESRLEKLPFVQDNIFFTADVILDNRNELLEEIFADGSATDGELLFKAYQKWGDQFGDHVLGLFSFAIYDKNKNEFRLYTDHLSNRCIHYYVNGSKVYFSTLTSSITDAVPDIEICEKWMYASQATDLSYCFLFDGLTPFEGVYILPYGTGIILKNQSGSISKKIVRYYDPIYSIEEMKKFDDKKCRELFRETFFNCVKDTLRTDGEYGILLSGGLDSTAVGSVAADYLEKKNKKLYSYTSVPLKDYVEKFGRTSGYKIDDESKEVLEFCKHYPNINPSFLECEGENLFTHVEELCDYLELPFKALINYVWLNDSFIKAREQGVKVVLSGSYGNDTISYGNMENTLERLITRFHFIEAYKQFEVFTRKKGIIKKRFAKRFMKELFSINKRSEIYCDERGYKKELFELHNIKSEWEKIFQGMTGSIRTRETYIRRVFSNGVLQLTGVVNTKAGLYYGIVMRDPTMDKRMLELCLALPYKCFAWDGIERRLVREYLKDYVPDEIRLNMRFRGRQSADAVLRLDRFGVKNVRSLSEMVSDKISKYYDLELVKKEMDKPNTADNIDWKAKVVSCAVFLDQYSIKKEGE; this comes from the coding sequence ATGTCAGCAATATGGGGGTGCATTGATTTATCAGGTAATAACATAGATTCAAATATTCCTGATAAGATGAGCAAATGCATAAATAAATATAGAATTGATCGAACAGACAGGATATTTGAACATAATGTATACATGGAATGCGGATTGCAGTACATTACAAAGGAATCGCGCCTAGAAAAGCTTCCATTTGTACAAGACAATATCTTCTTTACAGCAGATGTTATTCTTGATAACAGGAACGAATTACTAGAAGAGATTTTTGCTGATGGATCAGCTACCGATGGAGAACTTCTTTTTAAGGCTTATCAAAAGTGGGGAGACCAATTTGGAGATCATGTACTAGGACTTTTTTCTTTTGCAATTTACGATAAAAACAAAAATGAGTTTAGATTGTACACGGACCATCTTTCTAACAGATGTATACATTATTATGTAAATGGGAGTAAGGTCTATTTTTCCACATTGACATCATCCATTACTGATGCTGTTCCCGATATTGAAATCTGTGAGAAGTGGATGTATGCTTCTCAGGCAACAGATTTATCGTATTGTTTCCTTTTTGACGGATTGACACCATTTGAAGGTGTGTACATATTACCATACGGAACCGGTATTATTTTAAAAAATCAGTCTGGAAGTATATCTAAGAAGATAGTCAGATACTATGACCCAATTTATTCCATAGAGGAAATGAAAAAGTTTGATGACAAAAAGTGCAGAGAGCTTTTCAGAGAGACTTTCTTTAATTGCGTCAAAGATACGCTAAGAACTGATGGCGAATATGGAATATTATTGAGTGGCGGTTTGGACTCTACAGCTGTTGGGAGTGTTGCTGCAGACTATCTAGAAAAGAAAAACAAGAAATTATATTCTTATACATCTGTTCCGTTAAAGGATTATGTTGAAAAATTCGGTAGAACAAGTGGCTATAAGATCGATGATGAATCAAAGGAAGTTTTGGAATTTTGTAAACATTATCCTAATATTAATCCAAGCTTTTTGGAATGTGAAGGTGAAAATTTGTTCACACATGTGGAAGAGCTATGTGATTACTTGGAATTACCGTTTAAAGCACTTATTAATTATGTATGGCTTAATGACAGCTTTATTAAGGCTAGGGAACAGGGCGTAAAGGTTGTTCTGAGCGGTTCATATGGGAATGATACTATCTCATACGGCAATATGGAGAATACCCTGGAAAGGCTGATTACACGATTTCATTTTATAGAAGCGTATAAACAGTTTGAAGTTTTCACCAGGAAAAAGGGAATTATAAAAAAGCGTTTTGCTAAGCGTTTCATGAAAGAGCTTTTTTCTATTAATAAACGTTCAGAGATTTATTGCGACGAAAGAGGTTATAAAAAAGAACTATTCGAATTGCATAACATAAAGTCTGAGTGGGAAAAGATTTTTCAGGGAATGACAGGCTCTATCAGGACCAGAGAGACATACATTCGACGTGTTTTTTCAAATGGAGTACTGCAATTAACCGGTGTTGTAAATACTAAAGCAGGTCTTTATTATGGCATTGTAATGCGTGATCCTACAATGGATAAGAGAATGTTGGAATTATGTCTTGCGTTACCATATAAATGCTTTGCTTGGGATGGGATTGAGAGAAGGCTGGTAAGAGAATATCTTAAGGACTATGTGCCGGATGAGATTAGACTAAATATGAGGTTTAGAGGAAGACAGAGTGCTGATGCAGTGCTTCGCCTTGACAGATTTGGCGTCAAAAATGTTCGAAGCCTTTCTGAGATGGTATCAGATAAGATCAGTAAGTACTATGATCTTGAATTGGTAAAAAAAGAAATGGATAAGCCGAACACTGCAGATAATATTGACTGGAAAGCAAAGGTTGTTTCATGCGCTGTATTTCTTGATCAATATAGCATAAAAAAAGAAGGAGAATAA